One window of Salvelinus fontinalis isolate EN_2023a chromosome 19, ASM2944872v1, whole genome shotgun sequence genomic DNA carries:
- the LOC129816217 gene encoding LOW QUALITY PROTEIN: mucin-2-like (The sequence of the model RefSeq protein was modified relative to this genomic sequence to represent the inferred CDS: deleted 2 bases in 1 codon), whose protein sequence is TTTTTTPTTTTTTTTTTTTTTTTTTTPTTTSTTTTPTTTTTTTPTTTPTTTTPTTTTTTTTPTTTPTTTTKTTTTTPTTTTTTTTPTTTTTTTTTTTTTTTTTTTTTTTTPTTTTTPTTTTPTTTPTTTPTTTTTTTTTTTPTTTTTTTTTPTTTITPTTTPTTTTTTTTTTTTTTTTTTTTPTTTTTTTTTTTTTTTTTTTTTTTTTTTTTTTTTTTTTTTPTTTTTTTTTTTTTTTTTTTTTTTPTTTTTTTTTTTTTTTTTTTTTTTTTTTTTTTTTTTTTTTTTTTTTTTTTTTTTTTTTTTPTTTTPTTTTPTTTTTTTTPTTTTTTTTTTTTTTPTTTTTPTTTTTTTPTTTPTTTTPTTTTTPTTTTTPTTTTTTTTTTTTTTTTTTTTTTTTTTTTTTTTTTTTTTTTTTTTTTTTTTTTTTTTTTTTTTTPTTTTPTTTTPTTTTTTTTPTTTTTTTTTTTTTTPTTTTTPTTTTTTTPTTTPTTTTPTTTTTTTTTTTTTPTTTTNPTTTTPTTTPTTTPTTTTTTTTTTTPTTTTTTTTTPTTTITPTHPTTTPTTTTTTTTTTTTTTTTPTTTTTTTTPTTTTTPTTTTTTTTPTTTTKTTTTTTTPNTTTTTTTTPTTTTTPTTTTPTTTPTTTPTTTTTTTTTTTPTTTTTTTTTPTTTTTTTTTTTTTTPTTTTTTTTPTTTTTTTTTTTTTTTTTTITPTTTTPTTTTTTTITPTTTPTTTTTTTTTPTTTTTTTTTTTTTTTTTTTTTTTTTATTTTTTTTTTTTTTTTTTTTTPTTTTPTTTTTTTTTTTTTTTTTTTTTTTTTTTTTTTTTTTTPTTTTTTTTTTTTTTTTTTTTTTTTPTTTTTTTTTTTTPTTTTTTTTTTTTTTTTTTTTPTTTTTPTTTTTTTTTTTTTPTTTTTPTTTTPTTTPTTTPTTTTTTTTTTTPTTTTTTTTTPTTTITPTTTPTTTTITPTTTPTTTTTTTTTTTTTTPTTTTTTTTTTTTTTTTTTTTTTTTTTTTTTTTTTTTTTTPTTTTTPTTTTPTTTTPTTTTTPTTTTTTTTTTTPTTTTPTTTTTTTTPTTNPTITTPTTTTTPTTTTTTTTTTTTTTTTTTTTTTTTTTTTTTTTPTTTTTTTTTTTTTTTTTTTTTTTTPTTTTTTTTTTTTPTTTTTTTTTTTTTTTTTTTTPTTTTTPTTTTTTTTTTTTTPTTTTTPTTTTPTTTPTTTTTTTTTTTPTTTTTTTTTPTTTITPTTTTPPPTTTPTTTTTTTTTTTTTTTTTTTTTTTTTTTTTTTTTTTTTTTTTPTTTTTPTTTTPTTTTPTTTTTPTTTTTTTTTTTPTTTTPSTTTTTTTPTTTPTITTPTTTTTPTTTTPTTTTTPTTTTTTTTPTTTTTTTTTTTTPTTTTTTTTTTTTTPTTTTTPTTTTPTTTPTTTPTTTTTTTTTTTPTTTTTTTTTPTTTITPTTTPTTTPTTTTTTTTTTTTTTTTPTTTTTPTTTTTTTTPTTTPTTTTPTTTTTTTTPTTTTTTTTTTTTPTTTPTTTTTTTTTTTTTTTTTTTTTTTTTTTTTTTTTTTTTTTTTTPTTTTPTTTTTTNTTTSTTTTTTTTTTTTTTPTTTTPTTTTTTTTTTTTTTPTTTTTTTTPTTTTTTTTPTTTTTTTTTTTTTTTTTTTTPTTTPTTTTTTTTTTPTTTPTTTPTTTTTTTTTTTTTTTTTTTTTTTTTTTTTTPTTTTTTTTTTTTTTTTTTTTTTTTTTTTPTTTTPTTTTTTNTTTTPTTTTTTTPTTTTTTTTTTNTTTTPTTTTTTTPTTTTTTTTTTTTPTTTPTTTTTTTTTTPTTTTTTTTPTTTPTTTTPTTTTTPTTTTTTTTTTPTTTTTTTTTTTTTTTTPTTTTTTTTTPTTTTTTTTKTTTTTTTPTTTTTTTTKTTTTTTTPTTTTTTTTTTTTTPTTTTTPTTTTTTTTTTTTTTTPTTTTPTTTTTTTTTTTTTTTTTTPTTTTTTPTTTPTTTTTTTTTTTTTTTTPTTTTTTTTPTTTTTPTTTTTTTTPTTTTTTTTTTTTPTTTTTTTTTPTTTPTTTTTTTTTTPTTTTPTTTPTTTPTTTPTTTTTTTT, encoded by the exons accaccaccaccaccaccccaaccaccaccaccaccaccacaaccaccaccacaaccaccaccaccacaaccaccaccccaaccaccacctcaaccaccaccaccccaaccaccaccacaaccaccaccccaaccaccaccccaaccaccaccaccccaaccaccaccaccacaaccaccaccccaaccaccaccccaaccaccaccaccaaaaccaccaccactaccccaaccactaccaccacaaccaccaccccaaccaccaccaccacaaccaccaccacaaccaccaccacaaccaccaccacaaccaccaccacaaccaccaccccaaccacaaccaccaccccaaccaccaccaccccaaccaccaccccaaccaccaccccaaccaccaccacaaccaccaccacaaccacaaccccaaccaccaccacgaccaccaccaccaccccaaccaccaccatcaccccaaccaccaccccaaccaccaccaccaccaccaccacaaccaccaccaccaccaccacgaccaccaccaccaccccaaccaccaccacaaccaccaccacaaccacaaccaccaccaccaccaccacaaccaccaccaccaccaccaccaccaccacaaccaccaccaccaccaccacgaccaccaccaccaccccaaccaccaccacaaccaccaccacaaccacaaccaccaccaccaccaccaccacgaccaccaccaccaccccaaccaccaccacaaccaccaccacaaccaccaccaccaccaccacgaccaccaccaccaccaccaccaccaccacaaccaccaccaccaccaccacaaccaccaccacaaccacaaccaccaccaccaccaccaccaccacaaccaccaccacaaccaccacaaccaccaccaccaccccaaccaccaccaccccaaccaccaccaccccaaccaccaccaccaccaccaccaccccaaccaccaccaccacaaccaccacaaccaccaccaccaccaccccaaccaccaccaccaccccaaccaccaccacaaccaccaccccaaccaccaccccaaccaccaccaccccaaccacaaccaccaccccaaccaccaccactaccccaaccaccaccaccacaaccaccaccacaaccaccaccaccaccaccaccaccaccacgaccaccaccaccaccaccaccaccaccacaaccaccaccaccaccaccacaaccaccaccacaaccacaaccaccaccaccaccaccaccaccacaaccaccaccacaaccaccacaaccaccaccaccaccccaaccaccaccaccccaaccaccaccaccccaaccaccaccaccaccaccaccaccccaaccaccaccaccacaaccaccacaaccaccaccaccaccaccccaaccaccaccaccaccccaaccaccaccacaaccaccaccccaaccaccaccccaaccaccaccaccccaaccaccaccaccaccacaaccaccaccacaaccaccaccccaaccacaaccaccaacccaaccaccaccaccccaaccaccaccccaaccaccaccccaaccaccaccacaaccaccaccacaaccacaaccccaaccaccaccacgaccaccaccaccaccccaaccaccaccatcaccccaacc cacccaaccaccaccccaacaaccaccacaaccaccaccaccaccaccacgaccaccaccaccaccccaaccaccacaaccaccaccaccaccccaaccaccaccactaccccaaccaccaccaccacaaccaccaccccaaccaccaccaccaaaaccaccaccacaaccaccaccccaaacacaaccaccaccacaaccaccaccccaaccacaaccaccaccccaaccaccaccaccccaaccaccaccccaaccaccaccccaacaaccaccacaaccaccaccacaaccacaaccccaacaaccaccacgaccaccaccaccaccccaaccaccaccacaaccaccaccaccacgaccaccaccaccaccccaaccaccaccaccacaaccacaaccccaacgaccaccacaaccaccacaaccaccacaaccaccaccaccaccaccaccaccatcaccccaaccaccaccaccccaacaaccaccacgaccaccaccatcaccccaaccaccaccccaacaaccaccacgaccaccaccaccaccccaaccaccaccacaaccaccaccactaccaccacaaccacaaccaccaccacaaccaccacaaccaccaccaccaccgcaaccaccaccaccacaaccaccacaaccaccaccacaaccaccacaaccaccaccaccaccaccccaaccaccaccaccccaaccaccaccaccaccaccaccaccaccaccactaccaccacaaccacaaccaccaccacaaccaccaccaccacaaccaccaccaccaccacaaccaccaccaccaccccaaccaccaccaccacaaccaccacaaccaccaccacaaccaccacaaccaccaccaccaccaccacaaccaccccaaccacaaccaccaccaccaccaccaccaccaccaccccaaccacaactaccaccacaaccaccaccaccactaccactaccaccaccacaactaccaccccaaccaccaccaccaccccaaccacaaccaccaccacaaccaccaccacaaccaccaccccaaccacaaccaccaccccaaccaccaccaccccaaccaccaccccaaccaccaccccaaccaccaccacaaccaccaccacaaccacaaccccaaccaccaccacgaccaccaccaccaccccaaccaccaccatcaccccaaccaccaccccaaccaccaccacc atcaccccaaccaccaccccaaccaccaccaccaccaccaccaccaccaccacaaccaccaccccaaccaccaccacaaccaccaccacaaccacaaccaccaccaccaccaccaccaccaccaccaccacaaccaccaccacaaccacaaccaccacaaccaccaccacaaccaccaccaccccaaccaccaccaccaccccaaccaccaccaccccaaccaccaccaccccaaccaccaccaccaccccaaccaccaccacaactaccaccacaaccaccaccccaaccaccaccaccccaaccaccaccaccacaaccaccaccccaaccaccaacccaaccatcaccaccccaaccacaaccaccaccccaaccaccaccaccaccaccaccaccaccaccaccacaaccaccaccacaaccacaaccaccacaaccaccaccaccaccacaaccaccaccaccaccccaaccaccaccaccacaaccaccacaaccaccaccacaaccaccacaaccaccaccaccaccaccacaaccaccccaaccacaaccaccaccaccaccaccaccaccaccaccccaaccacaactaccaccacaaccaccaccaccactaccactaccaccaccacaactaccaccccaaccaccaccaccaccccaaccacaaccaccaccacaaccaccaccacaaccaccaccccaaccacaaccaccaccccaaccaccaccaccccaaccaccaccccaaccaccaccacaaccaccaccacaaccacaaccccaaccaccaccacgaccaccaccaccaccccaaccaccaccatcaccccaaccaccaccacaccaccac ccaccaccaccccaaccaccaccacaaccaccaccacaaccacaaccaccaccaccaccaccaccaccaccaccaccaccaccacaaccaccaccacaaccacaaccaccacaaccaccaccacaaccaccaccaccccaaccaccaccaccaccccaaccaccaccaccccaaccaccaccaccccaaccaccaccaccaccccaaccaccaccacaactaccaccacaaccaccaccccaaccaccaccaccccatccaccaccaccacaaccaccaccccaaccaccaccccaaccatcaccaccccaaccacaaccaccaccccaaccaccaccaccccaaccaccaccactaccccaaccaccaccaccacaaccaccaccccaaccaccaccaccacaaccaccaccacaaccaccaccccaaccacaaccaccaccacaaccaccaccacaaccaccaccccaaccacaaccaccaccccaaccaccaccaccccaaccaccaccccaaccaccaccccaaccaccaccacaaccaccaccacaaccacaaccccaaccaccaccacgaccaccaccaccaccccaaccaccaccatcaccccaaccaccaccccaaccaccaccccaacaaccaccacaaccaccaccaccaccaccacgaccaccaccaccaccccaaccaccaccaccaccccaaccaccaccaccacaaccaccaccccaaccaccaccccaaccaccaccaccccaaccaccaccaccacaaccaccaccccaaccaccaccacaaccaccacgaccaccaccaccaccccaaccaccaccccaacaaccaccacaaccaccaccaccaccaccacaaccaccaccacaaccacaaccaccaccaccaccaccaccaccacaaccaccaccacaaccaccaccacaaccaccacaaccaccaccaccaccccaaccaccaccaccccaaccaccaccaccaccaccaacacaaccacctccaccaccacaaccaccaccacaaccaccaccacaaccaccaccccaaccaccaccaccccaaccaccacaaccaccaccaccaccacaaccaccaccactaccccaaccaccaccaccacaaccaccaccccaaccaccaccaccacaaccaccaccccaaccaccaccaccacaaccaccaccacaaccaccaccacaaccaccaccacaaccaccaccccaaccaccaccccaacaaccaccacaaccaccaccaccaccaccccaaccaccaccccaaccaccaccccaacaaccaccacaaccaccaccaccaccaccaccaccaccacaaccaccaccacaactaccaccaccaccacaaccaccaccaccaccaccccaaccaccaccacaaccaccaccacaaccacaaccaccaccaccaccaccaccaccaccacaaccaccacaaccaccaccaccaccccaaccaccaccaccccaaccaccaccaccaccaccaacacaaccaccaccccaaccaccaccacaaccaccaccccaaccaccaccacaaccaccaccaccaccaccaacacaaccaccaccccaaccaccaccacaaccaccaccccaaccaccaccaccacaaccaccaccacaaccaccaccccaaccaccaccccaaccaccaccacaaccaccaccaccaccaccccaaccaccaccaccacaaccaccaccccaaccaccaccccaaccaccaccaccccaaccacaaccaccaccccaaccaccaccaccacaaccaccaccactaccccaaccaccaccaccacaaccaccaccaccaccaccaccacaaccaccaccccaaccaccaccaccactacaaccaccaccccaaccaccaccaccacaaccaccaccaaaaccaccaccacaaccaccaccccaaccaccaccaccacaaccaccaccaaaaccaccaccaccaccaccaccccaaccacaaccaccaccacaaccaccaccacaaccaccaccccaaccacaaccaccaccccaaccaccaccaccaccaccaccacaactaccaccacaaccaccaccccaaccaccaccaccccaaccaccaccaccacaaccaccaccacaaccaccaccacaaccacaaccaccaccccaaccaccaccaccaccaccccaaccaccaccccaacaaccaccacaaccaccaccaccaccaccacgaccaccaccaccaccccaaccaccacaaccaccaccaccaccccaaccaccaccactaccccaaccaccaccaccacaaccaccaccccaaccaccaccaccacaaccaccaccacaaccaccaccccaaccacaaccaccaccacaaccaccaccccaaccaccaccccaacaaccaccacaaccaccaccaccaccaccccaaccaccaccaccccaaccaccaccccaaccaccaccccaaccaccaccccaacaaccaccacaaccaccaccacc
- the LOC129817059 gene encoding integumentary mucin C.1-like, translating to TTTTTTPTTTTTTTTTTTTTTTTTTTTTTTTTTTTTTTTTTTTTTTTTTTTTTTTTTTTTTTTTTTTTTTTTTTTTTTTTTTTPTTTTTTTTTTTTTTTTTTTTTTTTTTTTTTTTTTTTTTTTTTTTTTTTTTTTTTTTTTTTTTTTTTTTTTTTTTTTTSTTTTTTTTTKTTTPT from the coding sequence accaccaccaccaccaccccaaccaccaccaccacaaccaccacaaccaccaccacaaccaccaccactaccaccaccaccacaaccaccaccacaaccaccaccactaccaccaccaccacaaccaccaccacaaccaccaccacaaccaccaccactaccactaccactaccaccaccaccacaaccactaccaccaccacaaccaccaccacaaccaccaccaccaccaccaccactaccaccaccccaaccaccaccaccaccaccaccactaccaccaccacaaccaccacaaccaccaccacaaccaccaccactaccaccaccaccacaaccaccaccacaaccaccaccactaccaccaccaccacaaccaccaccacaaccaccaccacaaccaccaccactaccaccaccaccacaaccaccaccacaaccaccaccacaaccaccaccacaaccaccaccaccaccaccacctccaccaccaccaccaccacaaccaccaccaaaaccaccaccccaacc